From a single Lolium rigidum isolate FL_2022 chromosome 7, APGP_CSIRO_Lrig_0.1, whole genome shotgun sequence genomic region:
- the LOC124673433 gene encoding uncharacterized protein LOC124673433, which yields MAVADALMPPPPLPAPLLSRIVLAPALDLARAAADARPYLCSAIALLLSAGSAAAVVARRVWGEGSAPFVFLEALTSAALKACLCMICLFCAHIGLLLCGHILLFLADIACDFIDLVLDFRKSALWKILRETIQELNISSRTAALGGACLLLFVTGCLVASMSPPVEGSTSQGEKIGSMIIDVGLFGFHAIFCIVIISDFGPSARRKNQSDRRRRLLRQS from the exons ATGGCCGTCGCCGACGCGCTGATGCCCCCGCCGCCGCTCCCGGCCCCGCTCCTGTCGAGGATCGTTCTCGCCCCAGCGCTGGATCTCGCGCGCGCCGCGGCCGATGCGCGGCCCTACCTGTGCTCCGCGATTGCGTTGCTTCTCTCCGCTGGTTCAGCCGCCGCGGTCGTGGCACGCCGCGTCTGGGGCGAGGGCTCCGCCCCCTTCGTGTTTCTCGAAGCGCTCACAAGCGCGGCTCTGAAGGCCTGCCTCTGCATGATCTGTCTCTTCTGCGCTCATATAGGCTTGCTGCTGTGCGGACACATCCTGCTCTTCCTGGCCGACATTGCCTGTGATTTCATTGATTTGGTTCTTGACTTCAGGAAG AGTGCCCTTTGGAAAATACTTCGGGAGACCATCCAGGAGTTAAATATATCCTCCCGCACCGCGGCTCTTGGAGGGGCCTGCTTGCTGCTATTTGTCACTGGTTGTCTGGTAGCATCGATGTCGCCACCTGTGGAGGGATCCACATCGCAGGGAGAAAAGATTGGTTCCATGATCATCGATGTGGGGTTATTTGGCTTCCACGCGATATTTTGCATTGTCATCATTTCAGATTTTGGACCTAGCGCCCGGAGGAAGAACCAGTCGGATAGGCGTCGCAGATTGTTGAG